One window from the genome of Saccopteryx leptura isolate mSacLep1 chromosome 8, mSacLep1_pri_phased_curated, whole genome shotgun sequence encodes:
- the LOC136379770 gene encoding olfactory receptor 5H2-like isoform X1 codes for MSNEDMEKENATLLTEFIFMGLIYQRQWPILLFLVFLVIYLTTMVGNLGLIALIWNDPQFHIPMYLFLGSLAFVDAWISSTVTPKMLVNFLSKSKMISVSECMIQLFSFSFSATTECFLLAIMAYDRYVAICKPLLYPVIVTNELCTRLLVSSFVAGALHAFIHIAALFRLTFCNSNIIYHFYCDIMPLFKISCIDPSINVLMVFIFSGSIQVFTILTVLFSYTLVLFTIFKKKSVQDLRKAFSTCGAHLLSVSLYFGSLLFMYVRPASAQADDQDMMDSLFYTVIIPLLNPIIYTLRNKKVLDSLAKIFKRNVSSC; via the exons ATGTCCAA TGAGgacatggaaaaagaaaatgcaacatTGCTGACAGAGTTTATCTTCATGGGACTTATATATCAACGACAGTGGCCAATCCTCTTGTTCCTGGTGTTCTTGGTGATATATCTGACCACCATGGTGGGAAACCTTGGTCTAATTGCTCTCATATGGAATGACCCTCAATTTCACATCCCCATGTACTTATTCCTTGGGAGTTTGGCCTTTGTGGATGCTTGGATATCATCTACAGTCACCCCCAAGATGCTGGTCAACTTCCTAAGTAAGAGTAAGATGATATCTGTGTCTGAATGCATGATacaattgttttccttttcattcagtGCAACCACAGAATGTTTTCTGCTGGCAATAATGGCATATGATCGTTATGTGGCCATATGCAAACCATTACTTTATCCAGTGATCGTAACGAATGAACTATGCACACGGCTGCTAGTCTCATCATTTGTAGCTGGTGCTCTTCATGCTTTTATTCATATAGCTGCTTTATTCAGATTAACTTTCTGCAATTCCAATATAATATATCACTTTTATTGTGACATCATGCCTTTATTTAAGATTTCCTGTATTGACCCTTCCATTAATGTTctgatggtttttattttctctgggtcAATACAGGTGTTCACCATATtgactgttcttttttcttatacaCTTGTTCTctttacaatctttaaaaagaagtctgTACAAGACCTAAGGAAAGCCTTCTCCACTTGCGGAGCCCATCTTCTATCTGTGTCTTTATACTTTGGCTCTCTTCTCTTCATGTATGTGCGTCCTGCATCTGCACAAGCAGATGACCAAGACATGATGGACTCTCTATTTTACACTGTCATCATTCCTTTGCTAAATCCAATTATCTACACTCTGAGAAATAAGAAAGTCCTAGATTCACTGGCAAAAATTTTCAAGAGAAATGTGTCCTCATGCTAA
- the LOC136379770 gene encoding olfactory receptor 5H2-like isoform X2 — MEKENATLLTEFIFMGLIYQRQWPILLFLVFLVIYLTTMVGNLGLIALIWNDPQFHIPMYLFLGSLAFVDAWISSTVTPKMLVNFLSKSKMISVSECMIQLFSFSFSATTECFLLAIMAYDRYVAICKPLLYPVIVTNELCTRLLVSSFVAGALHAFIHIAALFRLTFCNSNIIYHFYCDIMPLFKISCIDPSINVLMVFIFSGSIQVFTILTVLFSYTLVLFTIFKKKSVQDLRKAFSTCGAHLLSVSLYFGSLLFMYVRPASAQADDQDMMDSLFYTVIIPLLNPIIYTLRNKKVLDSLAKIFKRNVSSC, encoded by the coding sequence atggaaaaagaaaatgcaacatTGCTGACAGAGTTTATCTTCATGGGACTTATATATCAACGACAGTGGCCAATCCTCTTGTTCCTGGTGTTCTTGGTGATATATCTGACCACCATGGTGGGAAACCTTGGTCTAATTGCTCTCATATGGAATGACCCTCAATTTCACATCCCCATGTACTTATTCCTTGGGAGTTTGGCCTTTGTGGATGCTTGGATATCATCTACAGTCACCCCCAAGATGCTGGTCAACTTCCTAAGTAAGAGTAAGATGATATCTGTGTCTGAATGCATGATacaattgttttccttttcattcagtGCAACCACAGAATGTTTTCTGCTGGCAATAATGGCATATGATCGTTATGTGGCCATATGCAAACCATTACTTTATCCAGTGATCGTAACGAATGAACTATGCACACGGCTGCTAGTCTCATCATTTGTAGCTGGTGCTCTTCATGCTTTTATTCATATAGCTGCTTTATTCAGATTAACTTTCTGCAATTCCAATATAATATATCACTTTTATTGTGACATCATGCCTTTATTTAAGATTTCCTGTATTGACCCTTCCATTAATGTTctgatggtttttattttctctgggtcAATACAGGTGTTCACCATATtgactgttcttttttcttatacaCTTGTTCTctttacaatctttaaaaagaagtctgTACAAGACCTAAGGAAAGCCTTCTCCACTTGCGGAGCCCATCTTCTATCTGTGTCTTTATACTTTGGCTCTCTTCTCTTCATGTATGTGCGTCCTGCATCTGCACAAGCAGATGACCAAGACATGATGGACTCTCTATTTTACACTGTCATCATTCCTTTGCTAAATCCAATTATCTACACTCTGAGAAATAAGAAAGTCCTAGATTCACTGGCAAAAATTTTCAAGAGAAATGTGTCCTCATGCTAA